A section of the Bifidobacterium sp. ESL0728 genome encodes:
- a CDS encoding ATP-binding protein, with protein MDEDELQSLIASMRQIGSDTQTCEVKESVSKIPKTLVETLSAFSNGDGGVIVLGVSERNGFTVAPDFNARKMRDALISQCNKLTPVVRPNVTILPLDGSQVVCAEIPEIQPKDKPCFITERGRYQGSFIRTGDGDMRLSNYEIDRLLEEQTQPNFDDDIVENATTKDLDKKLVTGFIDRQRELHPRILGAKSDETILLDLHVLRKDTSGRVHPTLAGLLALGEFPQKFFPRLNVTFTAFPGTTKTERTSDGRRFLDTQTIIGPIPAMVADTLAAVARNSRTGAVIEGAFRKDVADYPAGAVREAISNALMHRDYSPDSRGSQVQVNLYADRLEILNPGGLFGAVTIRTLGKEGVSASRNQWLSNILETTPYPGGGYVVENRGTGYREIEDQLQQAFMAPPRPKDSIAYFSLTMDKRRITAEEARPDSGTDVEHAIRQMLQTHQSVSARELKEASGLSKTTINNHLRALIKQKVIEPTEPARSPKQRYRLAGHE; from the coding sequence ATGGACGAAGACGAACTCCAATCGCTCATTGCTTCCATGAGACAAATCGGCAGCGATACCCAGACTTGCGAGGTCAAGGAAAGCGTCAGTAAAATCCCCAAGACCCTCGTCGAGACCCTTTCCGCATTCTCCAACGGCGATGGCGGCGTCATCGTGCTCGGGGTTTCGGAAAGAAACGGGTTCACCGTTGCCCCCGATTTCAATGCCCGGAAGATGCGAGATGCCTTGATTTCCCAATGCAACAAACTGACCCCCGTCGTACGTCCGAATGTCACCATACTTCCTCTTGATGGCTCTCAGGTGGTATGTGCGGAAATCCCTGAAATACAGCCGAAAGACAAACCCTGTTTTATTACGGAAAGAGGCCGATACCAAGGTTCTTTCATCCGCACCGGAGACGGGGATATGAGGCTGAGCAACTATGAAATAGACAGGCTTCTAGAAGAACAGACGCAACCCAACTTCGATGACGATATCGTCGAGAATGCAACGACAAAAGACCTCGACAAAAAGCTCGTTACCGGGTTCATCGATCGGCAACGCGAATTGCATCCACGCATTCTGGGCGCGAAAAGCGACGAGACCATTCTGCTGGATCTTCACGTCCTGCGCAAGGACACGAGCGGCCGTGTGCACCCGACGCTTGCAGGATTGCTGGCGCTTGGCGAATTCCCACAGAAGTTCTTCCCCCGACTCAACGTCACCTTCACCGCCTTCCCTGGAACCACCAAAACCGAGCGGACAAGCGACGGCCGACGTTTTCTCGATACGCAAACCATCATCGGCCCGATACCTGCCATGGTGGCGGATACATTGGCGGCAGTGGCACGAAACAGCAGAACGGGCGCTGTCATCGAAGGCGCTTTCCGTAAAGATGTGGCCGACTACCCCGCTGGCGCAGTAAGGGAAGCAATATCCAACGCTCTTATGCATCGCGACTATTCCCCGGATTCACGCGGCTCACAGGTACAAGTGAACCTTTATGCGGACCGGTTGGAAATCCTCAACCCAGGAGGCTTGTTCGGAGCAGTGACCATACGGACCCTTGGCAAAGAGGGCGTCTCGGCCTCTAGGAACCAATGGCTTTCCAACATTCTCGAAACGACGCCTTACCCGGGTGGAGGCTATGTCGTCGAGAACCGAGGAACGGGTTATCGGGAGATTGAGGATCAACTTCAGCAGGCCTTCATGGCGCCACCTCGTCCGAAGGATTCCATAGCGTATTTCAGCCTCACCATGGACAAACGCAGAATCACAGCGGAAGAGGCCAGGCCCGATTCCGGAACCGACGTCGAACATGCCATACGCCAAATGCTGCAGACGCATCAATCGGTTTCTGCAAGGGAGCTGAAGGAGGCTTCCGGCCTATCGAAAACAACCATCAATAACCACTTGCGAGCGTTAATCAAGCAAAAGGTGATCGAGCCGACGGAACCTGCAAGAAGCCCCAAGCAGCGCTATCGTCTTGCTGGGCATGAATGA
- a CDS encoding ABC transporter ATP-binding protein has protein sequence MPRMRGPVEKPADFGGVMLKLVRYCRKYLPVIIIALVLGAAGTICQIIGPDQLKNMTNAIAKGLPALVHGKPVMGAVDMGEVTRIAWLLVGLYAGYAILGYAQHWMMATVTQRIGQSLRKSISDKINKLPLKYFDHTSFGDVLSRITNDVDAIGQTLGQSLGMLITSITLFVGSLVMMFYNNVLMTLCAIGVSILGVVIMMLIMHYSQKYFARQQIALGDVNGHVEEMYSGHIVVKAYNGEADSIRRFEKYNNDLYDSAWKSQFLSGLMGPMMNMIGNLSFVAVCIVGGALAINGKIEFGVIVAFMMYVRLFTQPLSQFAQAFQNLQRCAAASERVFGFLEEPEMSDESKKPALLGRDPKTGKPTRVRGDVEFKDVSFGYEPGKPIIHDFSASVKAGQKVAIVGPTGAGKSTMVNLLMRFYDIDGGAMYIDGIDTSTVPRANVHQQFSMVLQDTWVFRGTVKENVAYAKKGVTDQQIEDACKAVGLDHYVRSLPQGYDTVLDDNSSLSQGQRQLLTIARAMVQDAPILILDEATSSVDTRTEELIQKAMDDLTVGRTSFVIAHRLSTIKDADMILVMNHGDIVERGTHDELLKKGGFYADLYNSQFSTLVA, from the coding sequence ATGCCAAGAATGAGGGGACCGGTCGAAAAGCCGGCTGATTTCGGCGGAGTGATGCTCAAACTGGTGCGTTACTGCCGCAAATACCTGCCCGTCATCATCATTGCGCTCGTCTTGGGCGCCGCCGGCACCATCTGCCAGATCATCGGGCCGGATCAACTGAAGAACATGACCAACGCCATCGCCAAGGGCCTGCCCGCCCTGGTGCACGGCAAGCCCGTGATGGGCGCGGTCGATATGGGTGAGGTCACGCGCATCGCATGGCTTCTGGTCGGTCTCTACGCCGGCTACGCCATCTTGGGCTACGCGCAGCACTGGATGATGGCCACCGTTACCCAGCGCATCGGCCAAAGCCTGCGCAAGTCGATCTCCGACAAGATCAACAAGCTGCCGCTCAAGTACTTCGACCACACCAGCTTCGGCGACGTGCTCTCGCGCATCACCAACGACGTCGACGCCATAGGCCAGACGCTGGGGCAGTCGTTGGGCATGCTGATCACCTCGATCACGCTCTTCGTCGGCTCGCTCGTGATGATGTTCTACAACAACGTGCTCATGACGCTGTGCGCGATTGGAGTTTCGATTCTTGGTGTCGTCATCATGATGCTCATCATGCACTATTCCCAGAAATACTTCGCCCGCCAGCAGATTGCGCTCGGCGACGTCAACGGTCACGTGGAAGAAATGTACTCCGGCCATATCGTCGTCAAGGCGTACAACGGCGAGGCCGACTCCATCCGCCGCTTTGAGAAGTACAATAACGACCTCTACGATTCCGCGTGGAAGAGCCAGTTCCTCTCCGGCCTGATGGGCCCGATGATGAACATGATCGGCAACCTGAGCTTCGTCGCGGTCTGCATTGTCGGCGGTGCGCTCGCCATCAACGGCAAGATCGAGTTCGGCGTCATCGTGGCCTTCATGATGTACGTCCGCCTCTTCACCCAGCCGCTTTCGCAGTTCGCGCAGGCCTTCCAGAACCTGCAGCGTTGCGCCGCCGCTTCCGAACGCGTCTTCGGCTTCCTTGAGGAGCCCGAGATGAGCGACGAGTCCAAGAAGCCCGCGCTGCTCGGCCGCGACCCCAAGACCGGCAAGCCCACGCGCGTGCGTGGCGACGTCGAGTTCAAGGACGTCAGCTTCGGCTATGAGCCCGGAAAGCCGATCATTCACGACTTCTCGGCGTCCGTGAAGGCCGGCCAGAAGGTCGCCATCGTCGGCCCGACCGGTGCCGGCAAGTCCACCATGGTCAACCTCCTGATGCGTTTCTACGACATCGACGGCGGGGCCATGTATATCGACGGCATCGACACCTCCACGGTTCCCCGCGCCAACGTGCACCAGCAGTTCTCGATGGTCTTGCAGGACACGTGGGTCTTCCGCGGAACGGTCAAGGAGAACGTCGCCTACGCCAAGAAGGGCGTCACCGACCAGCAGATCGAGGACGCTTGCAAGGCCGTCGGGCTTGACCATTACGTGCGTTCGCTGCCGCAGGGGTACGACACCGTGCTTGACGACAATTCCTCGCTTTCGCAGGGCCAGCGTCAGTTGCTGACGATCGCCCGCGCGATGGTGCAGGATGCTCCGATCCTGATTTTGGACGAGGCCACCTCGTCGGTCGATACCCGTACGGAGGAGCTGATTCAGAAGGCGATGGACGACCTGACCGTGGGCCGCACGAGCTTCGTGATTGCGCACCGTCTCTCGACCATCAAGGACGCCGACATGATCCTGGTGATGAACCACGGCGACATCGTCGAACGTGGCACGCATGACGAGCTGCTGAAGAAGGGTGGCTTCTACGCCGACCTCTACAACAGCCAGTTCTCGACGCTGGTCGCGTAA
- a CDS encoding ABC transporter ATP-binding protein, with the protein MLRISKYLSKTEIGQMLLSLAFIAGQVFFDLKLPDYMSKVTALVETPGSEMIDIFKEGGKMLLVSLGSVICSIVVGYFMARVGASFSQRLRSLEFRKVESFGPAEMSKFSTASLITRSTNDITQIQMFITMGLLLVFRAPIMAVWAIFKIAGKGFEWTVATAIATAVMLVFVIIIMIAVMPKFRSMQRLTDNINAVARENLTGLRVVRAYNAEDYQENKFAKVNDDLTNTQLFTTRAMAAMNPVMSSVMNGLGLAIYWIGAYLIKDAKLPATKLTDFSNMVVFSSYAMQVIMAFLLLSMVFVLWPRADVSAQRVLEVLDTEPSVKNGTLTKGKPGETGTVEFRNVGFAYPDTRDEMLKDISFTAKKGQTVAFIGSTGSGKSTLVNLVPRFYDATEGEVLIDGVNVKDYDIKDLRDKIGYVPQQSVMFKGTVASNVSYGDRPGDAETVEVADTSTAKGRKRELALIAGEDKRDELTPEQMANVRESSEVAQADEFIERMDGEYEAPIAQSGSNVSGGQKQRLSIARAVYRHPEIMVFDDSFSALDFKTDRAVRDALKKDAAESTKLIVAQRVGTIMDADTIVVLDDGKVVGEGTHKELLKTCKVYKEIAESQLSPDELAA; encoded by the coding sequence ATGCTTCGCATCAGCAAATATCTCTCCAAAACGGAGATCGGGCAGATGCTGCTGAGCCTTGCGTTCATCGCAGGGCAGGTCTTTTTCGACCTGAAGCTGCCGGACTACATGTCAAAGGTCACGGCGCTCGTCGAGACGCCGGGCAGCGAGATGATCGACATCTTCAAAGAGGGCGGCAAGATGCTGCTCGTCTCTCTGGGCTCGGTGATCTGTTCCATCGTCGTCGGCTACTTCATGGCCCGCGTCGGCGCCTCGTTCAGCCAGCGTCTGCGTTCGCTTGAGTTCCGCAAGGTCGAATCCTTCGGCCCGGCCGAGATGAGCAAGTTCTCCACGGCCTCGCTGATCACCCGCTCCACCAACGACATCACGCAAATCCAGATGTTCATCACCATGGGCTTGCTGCTGGTCTTCCGAGCGCCGATTATGGCCGTCTGGGCCATTTTCAAGATTGCCGGTAAGGGCTTCGAGTGGACGGTGGCCACCGCCATCGCGACTGCGGTCATGCTGGTTTTCGTCATTATCATCATGATTGCGGTGATGCCGAAGTTCCGTTCGATGCAGCGCCTGACCGATAACATCAACGCCGTCGCCCGCGAGAACCTCACCGGCCTGCGCGTCGTGCGCGCCTACAACGCCGAGGATTATCAGGAAAACAAATTCGCCAAGGTCAACGACGATTTGACCAATACCCAACTGTTCACCACCCGCGCGATGGCCGCGATGAACCCGGTCATGTCGAGCGTGATGAACGGCCTGGGGCTGGCGATCTACTGGATCGGCGCCTACCTCATCAAGGACGCGAAGCTGCCGGCCACCAAACTCACCGACTTCTCGAACATGGTCGTCTTCTCCAGCTACGCGATGCAGGTCATCATGGCCTTCCTCCTCTTGAGCATGGTCTTCGTGCTCTGGCCGCGCGCCGACGTCTCCGCCCAGCGTGTGCTGGAAGTGCTCGATACCGAGCCGAGCGTCAAGAACGGAACGCTGACGAAAGGCAAGCCCGGCGAGACCGGCACGGTCGAATTCCGCAACGTTGGCTTTGCCTATCCGGATACCCGCGACGAAATGCTCAAAGACATCAGCTTCACCGCGAAGAAGGGGCAGACCGTCGCTTTCATCGGTTCCACCGGTTCCGGCAAGTCGACGCTCGTCAACCTCGTGCCGCGTTTCTACGACGCCACCGAGGGTGAGGTCTTGATCGACGGCGTCAACGTCAAGGACTACGACATCAAGGATCTGCGCGACAAGATCGGTTACGTGCCGCAGCAGTCGGTGATGTTCAAAGGCACCGTCGCGTCGAATGTCAGCTACGGCGACCGGCCCGGCGATGCGGAAACCGTCGAGGTGGCCGACACGTCAACCGCCAAGGGCCGCAAGCGCGAACTGGCGCTGATCGCCGGCGAAGACAAGCGCGACGAACTGACGCCCGAGCAAATGGCGAACGTCCGTGAGTCCAGCGAGGTCGCCCAGGCCGACGAGTTCATCGAGCGCATGGACGGGGAGTATGAAGCCCCCATCGCGCAAAGCGGTTCCAACGTCTCCGGTGGTCAGAAGCAGCGGCTTTCCATCGCCCGTGCCGTCTACCGTCACCCGGAGATTATGGTCTTCGACGATTCGTTCAGCGCGCTCGACTTCAAAACCGACCGTGCGGTGCGTGACGCCCTGAAGAAAGACGCCGCCGAGTCCACCAAGCTCATCGTCGCCCAGCGTGTGGGCACGATCATGGACGCCGACACCATCGTGGTGCTCGACGACGGCAAGGTCGTAGGCGAAGGCACGCACAAGGAACTACTCAAGACCTGCAAGGTATATAAGGAGATCGCCGAGTCCCAGCTGAGCCCCGACGAACTGGCCGCGTAA
- a CDS encoding MarR family transcriptional regulator, producing the protein MGFEQEALQSLRDTVHGNKSAMWHQVEGAGKGEPFVLRHLLKHGTQTPSRLAEALHASSGRISALLGSMEKKGYVTRKIDDHDRRNILVSLTPKGTAQAEHDRDDIDSVVRWIFSQMGERRTREFVDLAQEFMTYMSVCKPGAPRPTAEEVNKAFAVKREQDDKQQILDK; encoded by the coding sequence ATGGGATTCGAACAAGAAGCGCTTCAATCGCTGCGTGATACGGTGCATGGCAACAAATCGGCCATGTGGCACCAAGTCGAGGGCGCAGGCAAAGGTGAGCCGTTTGTGCTGCGCCATCTGCTCAAACACGGCACGCAGACTCCCTCACGTCTGGCCGAGGCCTTGCACGCCAGCTCCGGCCGGATTTCGGCATTGCTCGGCTCTATGGAGAAAAAGGGCTACGTCACGCGGAAAATTGACGATCATGATCGCCGCAATATCCTCGTTTCGCTGACGCCGAAAGGCACCGCTCAGGCCGAGCACGACCGCGATGACATCGATTCTGTGGTGCGCTGGATCTTTTCTCAGATGGGGGAGCGCCGCACCCGCGAGTTCGTCGACCTTGCGCAGGAATTCATGACCTATATGTCGGTGTGCAAGCCCGGCGCTCCCAGGCCCACCGCCGAAGAAGTCAACAAGGCGTTCGCTGTCAAGCGTGAGCAAGACGATAAACAACAAATACTCGATAAATAA
- a CDS encoding amino acid permease produces MDEGRNAATNADTNAKAVNDSSASNTSNVSGGSAGEKTNQLERGLSNRHVQFIAIGGTIGTGLFLGSGKSIALTGPSIILVYILVGLMMFLLMRAIGELMYHDPNQHTFINFIGKYLGSGWGHFAGWTYWIVLILMGLSELTAVGTYFVTFFDTFGFNLQKWQPFIEVCFLAALAIINLIAVKAFGETEFWFSMIKITLIVGLIVTAIVMVIIGYHYPAVQIHGLDHVSPAGHAGLDNIFKGISLAPNGWLALLMSFQMVFFAYEMIEFVGVTVSETKNPRKVLPKAINEIIMRILIFYVGALIAIMLIVPWRTFKPNKDGSFASPFIMVFQYAGLNWASALVFFVVITAASSALNSLLYSAGRHLFQLAEVSSSPMLRKLGVVSKRRVPARAIVVSACFILLSPIINAIPKVSNVFVLFSSASSAVIIFVYVLTMIAHQRYRRSADFEPDGFVMPVYKVTNTLTIIFFVFIYCTLFLSSDTRGSAIAGLIWLVLFGGYSLIRYRGKEAELLV; encoded by the coding sequence ATGGATGAGGGCAGAAATGCCGCAACCAATGCCGATACCAACGCCAAAGCTGTAAACGATTCGTCGGCAAGCAACACCTCGAACGTCAGCGGCGGCAGCGCCGGTGAGAAGACCAACCAGCTCGAACGCGGCCTAAGCAACCGGCACGTCCAGTTCATCGCCATCGGTGGCACCATCGGCACTGGCCTTTTCCTGGGCTCCGGCAAGTCGATCGCGCTGACCGGTCCCAGCATCATCCTCGTCTACATTCTCGTCGGCCTGATGATGTTCCTGTTGATGCGGGCCATCGGCGAGCTGATGTACCACGACCCGAACCAGCACACGTTCATCAATTTTATCGGCAAATACCTCGGCTCCGGCTGGGGGCATTTCGCTGGCTGGACATACTGGATCGTTCTCATCCTCATGGGCCTCTCTGAGCTCACCGCGGTCGGCACTTACTTTGTCACCTTCTTCGACACATTCGGCTTCAACCTGCAAAAATGGCAACCCTTTATCGAGGTCTGCTTCCTCGCGGCGCTCGCGATTATCAATCTCATTGCGGTGAAGGCGTTCGGCGAGACGGAATTCTGGTTCTCGATGATCAAGATCACCCTGATCGTCGGCCTGATCGTCACCGCCATCGTCATGGTCATCATCGGCTACCACTATCCCGCCGTCCAGATTCACGGCCTCGACCACGTCAGCCCCGCAGGCCACGCCGGACTCGACAACATTTTCAAGGGCATTTCGCTCGCCCCGAACGGCTGGCTGGCCCTCCTGATGAGCTTCCAGATGGTCTTCTTCGCCTACGAGATGATCGAGTTCGTCGGCGTCACCGTCTCCGAGACGAAGAACCCGCGCAAGGTGCTGCCGAAAGCCATCAACGAGATCATCATGCGAATCCTGATCTTCTACGTCGGCGCGCTCATCGCCATCATGCTTATCGTGCCATGGCGCACGTTCAAGCCGAACAAGGACGGCTCCTTCGCCTCCCCGTTCATCATGGTCTTCCAGTACGCGGGCCTCAACTGGGCCTCGGCGCTGGTCTTCTTCGTGGTCATCACCGCCGCGTCCTCGGCGCTCAACTCTCTGCTGTATTCCGCAGGTCGCCACCTCTTCCAGCTTGCCGAAGTCTCCTCTTCGCCCATGCTGCGCAAGCTCGGCGTCGTTTCGAAGCGCAGGGTTCCGGCACGCGCCATCGTGGTCTCCGCCTGCTTCATCCTTCTATCGCCGATTATCAACGCCATTCCCAAGGTCTCGAACGTCTTCGTGCTCTTCTCCTCGGCCTCCAGCGCCGTGATCATCTTCGTCTATGTGCTCACGATGATCGCCCACCAGCGCTACCGCCGTTCCGCCGATTTCGAGCCCGACGGTTTCGTGATGCCGGTCTACAAGGTCACCAACACGTTGACGATCATCTTCTTCGTGTTCATCTACTGCACGCTCTTTCTCTCCTCGGATACGCGCGGTTCGGCCATTGCCGGGCTGATTTGGCTGGTGCTTTTCGGCGGTTACAGCCTGATTCGTTACCGTGGTAAAGAAGCCGAGCTTCTGGTCTGA
- a CDS encoding amino acid permease, translated as MNNNNANAASGSNTQANKPQKQGGRNHVVRKLKTRHISMIALGGCIGTGLFMTSGGTIAEAGPGGGLVAYAAMGIMIYFLMTSLGELATNMPVSGSFAVYSSKYVDPALGFAMGWDYWLNWAIAGATDISTAALLMQYWFPKSPGWVWSLTMLVIIFCLNAFVVSAFGETEFWLALIKVVTIIIFIVVGLMMICGIMFQPAIGFRNFTYKGGPFIGGVPAIMAVFLIAGYSFQGTEVVGVTAGESENPSQAVPKAINNVFWRIVLFYLLSIFVIAAIIPYTDKNLLGASDSNIAMSPFTIVFEKAGLAGAASIMNAVVLTSILSAVNTGAYASSRMLYGMAKDGYAPKFLGTTTKRGVPLAALITTLCIEALAFSSSIFGPKFYMWLVTATGLTGFISWIGIALSHFRFRRAFKLQGHKLSELKYHAKLFPFGPILAIVICLVVICGQDIPAFASGNWGELLMTYFSVILVAILYFGFKFTHHTHIVKLADMDVSSARPEVLKHQKEQAQANAAK; from the coding sequence ATGAACAACAACAACGCTAACGCCGCATCCGGCAGCAATACTCAAGCCAACAAACCCCAGAAGCAAGGCGGCCGCAACCACGTCGTCCGCAAGCTCAAGACCCGCCACATCTCAATGATCGCGCTTGGCGGGTGCATCGGCACAGGCCTCTTTATGACCTCCGGCGGCACCATCGCCGAAGCCGGCCCCGGCGGCGGACTCGTGGCCTACGCGGCCATGGGCATCATGATTTACTTCCTGATGACCAGCCTTGGCGAGCTGGCCACGAACATGCCGGTTTCCGGTTCCTTCGCGGTGTATAGCTCCAAATACGTGGACCCCGCGCTGGGCTTCGCGATGGGCTGGGACTATTGGCTCAACTGGGCCATCGCCGGCGCCACCGACATTTCCACGGCTGCGCTTTTGATGCAGTACTGGTTCCCGAAATCGCCCGGCTGGGTGTGGAGCCTGACGATGCTCGTCATCATCTTCTGCCTCAACGCCTTCGTGGTCTCCGCATTCGGCGAGACGGAGTTCTGGCTGGCGCTGATCAAAGTGGTCACCATCATCATCTTCATCGTCGTGGGCCTGATGATGATCTGCGGCATCATGTTCCAACCGGCCATCGGCTTCAGGAACTTCACCTATAAAGGCGGTCCGTTCATCGGCGGCGTTCCGGCAATCATGGCGGTCTTCCTCATCGCCGGCTACTCGTTCCAAGGCACTGAAGTCGTGGGCGTCACCGCGGGCGAATCCGAGAACCCAAGCCAAGCGGTGCCGAAAGCCATCAACAACGTCTTCTGGCGCATCGTCCTGTTCTATCTGCTTTCGATATTCGTTATCGCGGCAATCATTCCGTACACCGACAAGAACCTGCTCGGCGCTTCGGACAGCAACATCGCCATGTCGCCGTTCACCATCGTCTTCGAAAAGGCCGGGCTAGCCGGGGCCGCAAGCATTATGAACGCCGTGGTCCTGACCTCGATTCTCTCCGCCGTCAACACCGGCGCCTACGCCTCAAGCCGCATGCTCTACGGCATGGCGAAGGACGGCTATGCGCCGAAATTCCTCGGCACCACCACCAAGCGCGGCGTTCCGCTGGCGGCGCTGATCACCACGCTTTGCATCGAGGCGTTGGCATTCTCGAGCAGTATCTTTGGCCCGAAGTTCTATATGTGGCTCGTCACCGCCACCGGCCTCACCGGTTTCATCTCCTGGATCGGCATCGCGCTGAGCCACTTCCGCTTCCGCCGCGCCTTCAAGCTGCAGGGCCACAAGCTTTCGGAGCTCAAGTACCACGCCAAGCTCTTCCCGTTCGGCCCGATTCTGGCCATCGTGATCTGCCTGGTCGTGATCTGCGGCCAGGATATCCCGGCCTTCGCCTCCGGCAACTGGGGCGAGCTGCTGATGACCTATTTCAGCGTCATCCTCGTCGCCATCCTCTACTTCGGCTTCAAGTTCACTCACCACACCCATATCGTCAAACTCGCCGACATGGACGTCTCCTCCGCCCGCCCCGAGGTGCTGAAGCATCAGAAGGAACAGGCACAGGCAAACGCAGCCAAGTAA
- a CDS encoding type II toxin-antitoxin system RelB/DinJ family antitoxin, which translates to MTTTTISFRTDKTIKEQAKQLYAEMGMDLSTAINIFLRQSITDNAMPFRVTRDKPENIAARGQAEHHEGKTFQSVDDLMEDLNHA; encoded by the coding sequence ATGACTACGACGACCATCAGCTTCAGAACCGACAAAACCATCAAGGAGCAGGCCAAGCAGTTATACGCCGAGATGGGCATGGATCTCTCAACGGCTATCAATATTTTCCTGCGACAGTCAATCACCGACAACGCCATGCCATTTCGAGTCACACGCGACAAGCCTGAAAACATCGCCGCTCGCGGTCAGGCCGAACATCACGAAGGGAAAACCTTCCAATCAGTAGACGACCTGATGGAGGATTTGAACCATGCTTGA
- a CDS encoding type II toxin-antitoxin system YafQ family toxin, whose product MLDSVFRTSQFKRDFKALVRKHYNPETMRAAVSALMGQNKDLLRTKYRDHPLTGEWKGYREIHLEGDWLVIYRIKKTELQLVLTRTGSHDDLF is encoded by the coding sequence ATGCTTGATTCGGTTTTCCGTACATCGCAATTCAAGCGCGATTTCAAGGCTCTCGTACGAAAACATTACAATCCAGAGACGATGAGAGCCGCGGTGAGTGCGCTAATGGGCCAGAATAAAGACCTGCTTCGCACCAAATACCGCGATCATCCACTCACTGGAGAGTGGAAAGGCTACCGCGAAATCCACCTTGAAGGCGATTGGCTGGTCATCTACCGTATCAAGAAAACCGAGTTGCAACTCGTTCTGACCAGAACCGGTTCCCATGACGATCTCTTTTAA
- the ilvC gene encoding ketol-acid reductoisomerase — translation MAAQIWYEDDADLSVLDGKKVCIIGYGSQGHAHALNLRDSGVDVVVGLRPTSKSVEYAKEQGLEVKSVADAVKEADIVMFLAPDQYQGTIYKEEVEPNLKPNAALAFAHGFNIRYGYIKPGKGHMTFMVAPKGPGHIVRREYVAGRGVPVVVACENDDKGDGWAITLAYAKALGALRAGAIKTTFKEETETDLFGEQDVLMGGVNHLVETGFEVLTDAGYQPEIAYFEVCHELKMLVDLMNEGGLNKARWSCSDTAQYGDFTSTVIDEHTRHNMEHQLQRIQDGSFAKEFMDDQAKGGPHFKELQEKYSHEKIETVGPKLRSMFSWLKGKSADADENESFNGDIARTQVQK, via the coding sequence ATGGCAGCACAAATCTGGTACGAAGACGACGCCGATCTCTCCGTTCTCGACGGCAAGAAGGTCTGCATCATCGGTTACGGTTCGCAAGGTCACGCTCACGCGCTGAACCTGCGCGACTCCGGTGTGGACGTCGTCGTCGGCCTGCGGCCTACCTCCAAGTCCGTTGAATACGCCAAGGAGCAGGGCCTCGAAGTGAAGTCCGTCGCCGACGCGGTCAAGGAAGCGGACATCGTGATGTTCCTGGCTCCTGATCAGTATCAGGGCACGATCTATAAGGAAGAGGTCGAGCCCAACCTGAAGCCGAACGCTGCGCTCGCCTTCGCACATGGTTTCAACATTCGTTACGGTTACATCAAGCCGGGCAAGGGCCACATGACCTTCATGGTCGCCCCGAAGGGCCCGGGCCACATCGTCCGTCGTGAGTATGTCGCCGGCCGTGGCGTGCCGGTGGTCGTCGCCTGCGAGAACGACGACAAGGGCGACGGCTGGGCCATCACCCTCGCTTACGCCAAGGCTCTGGGCGCTCTGCGCGCCGGCGCCATCAAGACCACCTTCAAGGAAGAGACCGAGACCGATCTCTTCGGTGAGCAGGACGTGCTCATGGGCGGCGTCAACCACTTGGTCGAGACCGGTTTCGAGGTTTTGACCGATGCCGGCTACCAGCCGGAGATCGCCTACTTCGAGGTCTGCCACGAGCTGAAGATGCTCGTCGACCTGATGAACGAAGGCGGCCTGAACAAGGCTCGTTGGTCCTGCTCCGACACCGCTCAGTACGGCGACTTCACCTCCACGGTGATCGACGAGCATACCCGCCACAACATGGAGCATCAGCTCCAGCGCATTCAGGATGGCTCCTTCGCCAAGGAATTCATGGACGACCAGGCAAAGGGAGGCCCGCACTTCAAGGAACTTCAGGAGAAGTACAGCCACGAAAAGATCGAGACCGTCGGCCCGAAGCTTCGTTCGATGTTCTCCTGGCTCAAGGGCAAGTCGGCCGACGCCGACGAGAACGAGTCCTTCAACGGCGACATCGCCCGTACGCAGGTCCAGAAGTGA